In Eremothecium gossypii ATCC 10895 chromosome V, complete sequence, the genomic stretch TTCCAAACCGGTCTGCGCTTCAATCCTGACTCAGCAAAGTTGTGGTTCGAATATGTAAAATTCGAACTGAACTTTGTAACAAAGCTCATCAATAGACGGAAGGTCATGAACCTCATTAGCGAGCGGGAACAGGCGCTAGAtatgcagcagcagcaggatCTGGCGAAAGATGATGATGGCGAGGAGGGTGAACAACTGCTTTTACCATCTACAGGTGATCAGATGAAGGATAAACTAAACGAACTTCCCGAGGCCGACATGAATATGCTGGGAACAGAAGGGACGAATCAGGCTCTGCGTGGCGACGTGGCATTGGCTGTTTACGATGTGGCTATGAAATCGCTTGGTGAGGAATATATCAAAAAGCACCGTGGTTACTATACCTCCACTGAGAATACAGTAGACATAGAATTGAGACGCAATGTCGTGCAATTCCTGTTTGAGAAGTCTATGGAGTACATCAAGCTGTTTGATGAATTTCAGGACCTAAACAGAGCATACCTAATCAATCATGTTATACAATATCTGAAACATGAACATTTTAACCTGAATATCAAAGAAGTTTTGCCACAACTTTACATCGAAGTTCTACTGCAGGATAGTATCCTGAATATCAGATACACTACTGTAGAGACACTTGATATTGATCAGCTACAGCTCTCTGTTAAAAAGTATCTCGCCTATAAGGCAAAATCTGAAACGCCCATCGCCAACCAGCTCGCTACAAGGTATGGCACATACCTGCAGGAAAACTTCTTGTTTAATATGGACAGGAACAATGATCCTAGGTATGTTGTTCTGAACGCGATCATCAAGAAGCTATAGCATTCATAGGTTAGTTGTGGTACCAGGAAGGAGCCAAAGTTGTTCTAGCAACAGTCCTGTATTGCATCGGCGTGTATATTATTATTATCATTATATATGTTTGTCACCAACTAAACTTTTCAAGGCTATAACCAATTTTGAGAGCTGAAGAATTCATAAATTTTGTTGGCCTTCGCCTGGTCTATATTTAGCAGTTCGCGGCAAtgcttcttcttcagcaTACCGCCGGTGCGTAAGAGAGCTCTGAATATCACTTCTTTAATTGCAATGTACGGCTTTGGCATAATCTTCAGCTGGATGCAGAGTTGCTGTTCTTCCGGAGAAAGTAATCCAAAGTCCGCACCATGTTGTATATCGCCAGTGGTGATGGCTTTCTTCCTATTGCCACAGTCGGAGTAGTTTTGACTGAACTCGGATGCTGTCCTATGCGCTGCTGACGCCCTATACCTATTAGAGTTCGCCTGGGCAGAAGAACCATATATAGAGGAGCCAAACCTCTCCAGGGTCTGAATTCTAGTTAGTTTGTCACGTTCGTATTTAAGGCCGGCCTCAAGCGTGGTAATTCCGTTCATCCTCCACTCCTGTAGCTGTGCAATCCGTGTTCTGCACCGCAACTCTTCCAGCACATCTTTGCTGAACTCTTCAAAGTCTTGTGGTGACATTATGCGGGCTAGTGGTTTGATACGGTTATAGAGCTCCTTGGCCTCCTTGGAGCGTTTCTTGTCAATACTCTGCAGTCGCCTGTAATCCATCAGATTATTTTCGAACAGTAGACGCTTCTTCTCAGCACGCGTAGTCAGACGAGAATTGTATATGTCGAGTATCGCCAACTTCACCTCGATCTCCAGAGGCTGGTCATCTGGCTCAAAAACCATGTCCTTTACTGGGCCTTCTGCATCGTTCTCGAATTCAGTCTCGAATTCCAGCCTCCCAGGCATGAACCCCTGTACCTCGTGGCACGATGGGACCGATGCGAGCGGCTTAcgcggcggctgcagaGGCTTCTCGCGGAAGCGCTCAATCCGCCGTTTCCGCTCTTCCAGAAACGCCTCCTGTGGTACTCGTATATCCTTTGTGATGTCCGGGATCGGGTAGAAATCGCTTTTCAGGTAGTACTTGACATAGTGTTCGTACACCTCTTCCTTCTCCCGCGACCCAATGTTGTCCGCAATGTCCTGCCAGTTACCCAGTCCCAGCGTCTGCGCGCCCTTAATCAGCGCTTGCTCCTCGTCTGCCCCCCAGTCGTCGCATAAAATCGGGTACGAATTTGTTTCGATGATCCGGTAGTCATGGTACGGCCGGTGGTTCCCATTATATAGGCCCTGCGAAAAACATGGCACACATAGATCATATTCTGGGCACACTGCGCACGAGATCCGAACCCGATTTGTGCAATCCGACGAACATATATCGCAGTGGAACTTGTTCGACATCGTTATCTCGAATCCAGCCTTCCCCTCCGATCTCACGCGCCTTTCATCCTTTACCGCTAGTTAAGCTCTACGTTAACTAGAAACTCTAAATGTTTCCAGCTGCTACATCGATATCCCGTGACTACAACCCACACATTTGACACCCACACATTATATTTTCTGGGCATTTCTCATTTTGCTCGGCAgggcgcgcgccaggcagaGGCTTCCTGCGGAGCCAGGCGGGCTCTGCCTAGCATCGGTGCGCGGTGCGGCACCGGCGCGAGACAGCGGCGAGGCGGCGGAATCCTCGGCACCGTATGCAGCCGCAACAAGATACCTCGCACCCAGCAGCGGGCCATCAAAAAAGATACATCTAGTTGGTTGTAC encodes the following:
- the UTP6 gene encoding snoRNA-binding rRNA-processing protein UTP6 (Syntenic homolog of Saccharomyces cerevisiae YDR449C (UTP6)); this translates as MSSKARYYLEQCIPEVSDLVDNGLFTKNEVNTIMKKRTDFEHRLNSRGSSTSDYLKYIEYEKNVEKLRLKRVKRILQGSKRNSVSDWSIQQRIVFIFQRGCNKFPKDIKFWALYLQHLKSSGNKASYRKIHSVYNQLLKLHPANVDVWISCAKYEYEVHANFKSCRTVFQTGLRFNPDSAKLWFEYVKFELNFVTKLINRRKVMNLISEREQALDMQQQQDLAKDDDGEEGEQLLLPSTGDQMKDKLNELPEADMNMLGTEGTNQALRGDVALAVYDVAMKSLGEEYIKKHRGYYTSTENTVDIELRRNVVQFLFEKSMEYIKLFDEFQDLNRAYLINHVIQYLKHEHFNLNIKEVLPQLYIEVLLQDSILNIRYTTVETLDIDQLQLSVKKYLAYKAKSETPIANQLATRYGTYLQENFLFNMDRNNDPRYVVLNAIIKKL
- the ADA2 gene encoding chromatin-binding transcription regulator ADA2 (Syntenic homolog of Saccharomyces cerevisiae YDR448W (ADA2)), with product MSNKFHCDICSSDCTNRVRISCAVCPEYDLCVPCFSQGLYNGNHRPYHDYRIIETNSYPILCDDWGADEEQALIKGAQTLGLGNWQDIADNIGSREKEEVYEHYVKYYLKSDFYPIPDITKDIRVPQEAFLEERKRRIERFREKPLQPPRKPLASVPSCHEVQGFMPGRLEFETEFENDAEGPVKDMVFEPDDQPLEIEVKLAILDIYNSRLTTRAEKKRLLFENNLMDYRRLQSIDKKRSKEAKELYNRIKPLARIMSPQDFEEFSKDVLEELRCRTRIAQLQEWRMNGITTLEAGLKYERDKLTRIQTLERFGSSIYGSSAQANSNRYRASAAHRTASEFSQNYSDCGNRKKAITTGDIQHGADFGLLSPEEQQLCIQLKIMPKPYIAIKEVIFRALLRTGGMLKKKHCRELLNIDQAKANKIYEFFSSQNWL